In a genomic window of Glycine max cultivar Williams 82 chromosome 13, Glycine_max_v4.0, whole genome shotgun sequence:
- the LOC100812219 gene encoding phosphoenolpyruvate carboxylase 2, with protein sequence MAARNIEKMASIDAQLRLLAPRKVSDDDKLVEYDALLLDRFLDILQDLHGEDIRQTVQDCYELSAEYEGEHKPDKLEELGNMLTGLDAGDSIVIAKSFSHMLNLANLAEEVQIAYRRRIKLLKKGDFADENSAITESDIEETFKKLVAQLKKTPQEIFDALKNQTVDLVLTAHPTQSVRRSLLQKHGRIRNCLTQLYAKDITPDDKQELDEALQREIQAAFRTDEIRRTPPTPQDEMRAGMSYFHETIWKGVPQFLRRVDTALKNIGINERVPYNAPVIQFSSWMGGDRDGNPRVTPEVTRDVCLLARMMAANVYFSQIEDLMFELSMWRCTDELRDRAHELHRSSKRDAKHYIEFWKQVPPNEPYRVILGDVRDKLYNTRERARQLLANGTSDIPEETTFTYVEQFLEPLEQCYRSLCACGDRPIADGSLLDFLRQVSTFGLSLVRLDIRQESDRHTDVMDAITKHLEIGSYREWPEEKRQEWLLSELRGKRPLFGHDLPKTEEINDVLETFHVISELPSDNFGAYIISMATAPSDVLAVELLQRECHVKQPLRVVPLFEKLADLEAAPAAVARLFSIDWYRDRINGKQEVMIGYSDSGKDAGRLSAAWALYKAQEELVKVAKEYGVKLTMFHGRGGTVGRGGGPTHLAILSQPPDTIHGSLRVTVQGEVIEQSFGEEHLCFRTLQRFTAATLEHGMHPPVSPKPEWRALMDEMAVIATKEYRSVVFKEPRFVEYFRCATPELEYGRMNIGSRPSKRKPSGGIESLRAIPWIFAWTQTRFHLPVWLGFGSAFKHVVEKDPKNLQMLQDMYNQWPFFRVTLDLVEMVFAKGDPGIASLFDKLLVSEELRPFGENLRSKFEETKRFLLQVAGHKDILEGDPYLKQRLRLRDSYITTLNVLQAYTLKRIRDPDYHVKLRPHLSKDYMESSKPAAELVKLNPKSEYAPGLEDTLILTMKGIAAGMQNTG encoded by the exons ATGGCTGCTCGTAACATCGAGAAGATGGCCTCAATTGATGCTCAGTTGAGGTTGCTGGCACCACGCAAGGTGTCTGATGATGACAAACTCGTTGAGTATGATGCTTTGTTGTTGGACCGCTTCCTTGACATTCTTCAGGATTTGCATGGTGAAGATATCAGACAAACG GTCCAAGATTGTTATGAGCTGTCAGCTGAGTACGAAGGAGAGCATAAGCCTGATAAGTTGGAGGAACTTGGGAATATGCTGACTGGTCTTGATGCTGGGGATTCAATTGTTATTGCCAAGTCATTTTCTCACATGCTCAATTTGGCCAACTTGGCAGAAGAAGTTCAAATTGCGTACCGAAGAAGGATCAAGTTGCTGAAGAAGGGTGATTTTGCTGATGAGAACTCTGCCATTACTGAGTCAGACATTGAAGAGACCTTCAAGAAGCTTGTGGCTCAACTGAAGAAGACACCCCAGGAAATCTTTGATGCTTTGAAGAACCAAACTGTGGATTTGGTCCTAACTGCTCATCCTACTCAGTCTGTTCGCAGATCGTTGCTGCAAAAGCATGGAAG GATAAGGAATTGTTTGACACAATTATATGCTAAGGACATAACACCAGATGATAAGCAGGAACTTGATGAGGCTTTACAAAGAGAG ATTCAAGCTGCATTTCGCACGGATGAAATTCGAAGGACTCCTCCTACCCCACAAGATGAGATGAGGGCAGGAATGAGCTACTTTCATGAGACAATTTGGAAAGGTGTACCACAGTTTCTGCGTCGGGTAGATACAGCTCTGAAGAACATTGGAATTAATGAACGTGTCCCATATAATGCTCCTGTTATTCAGTTCTCTTCTTGGATGGGAGGAGATCGTGATG GTAATCCTAGAGTAACCCCTGAAGTTACCAGGGATGTGTGTTTGCTGGCTAGAATGATGGCTGCTAATGTGTACTTCTCTCAGATAGAAGATCTCATGTTTGAG TTGTCTATGTGGCGTTGCACTGACGAGCTCCGTGATCGTGCTCATGAACTCCATAGGTCCTCAAAGAGAGATGCAAAACATTACATTG AGTTTTGGAAACAGGTTCCTCCAAATGAGCCATATCGTGTTATTCTTGGTGATGTCCGAGACAAACTGTATAACACACGGGAACGTGCTCGCCAATTATTAGCCAATGGGACCTCTGATATCCCCGAGGAGACAACTTTCACTTACGTTGAGCAG TTCCTGGAGCCTCTTGAACAATGCTATAGATCACTCTGTGCCTGTGGTGACAGACCTATAGCAGATGGAAGCCTCCTTGATTTCCTGCGGCAAGTTTCGACATTTGGACTCTCACTTGTGAGACTTGACATCCGTCAAGAGTCAGATAGGCACACTGATGTCATGGATGCAATCACAAAACACTTAGAGATCGGATCATACCGAGAGTGGCCCGAGGAAAAGAGGCAGGAGTGGCTCTTATCTGAACTACGTGGAAAACGCCCTCTCTTTGGCCATGACCTTCCCAAAACAGAAGAAATCAATGATGTTTTGGAAACCTTCCATGTCATTTCAGAACTTCCCTCAGACAACTTCGGTGCCTACATCATATCAATGGCAACAGCCCCATCTGATGTGCTTGCTGTTGAGCTCTTACAACGCGAGTGCCATGTGAAGCAGCCTCTAAGGGTGGTGCCACTGTTTGAAAAGCTTGCTGATCTTGAGGCTGCTCCGGCTGCTGTGGCGCGGCTTTTCTCGATAGATTGGTACAGAGACCGCATCAATGGGAAGCAAGAAGTTATGATAGGGTACTCAGACTCGGGAAAAGATGCTGGCCGTCTTTCTGCGGCTTGGGCGCTTTACAAGGCTCAAGAAGAACTTGTGAAGGTTGCTAAGGAGTATGGTGTTAAACTTACAATGTTTCATGGGAGGGGAGGGACTGTTGGAAGAGGAGGAGGTCCAACTCATCTTGCTATATTGTCTCAGCCACCAGACACCATCCATGGCTCACTTCGGGTGACGGTTCAGGGTGAAGTCATTGAGCAGTCTTTTGGAGAGGAGCACTTGTGCTTTAGGACACTTCAGAGGTTCACTGCAGCTACACTTGAGCATGGAATGCATCCTCCTGTGTCACCGAAACCAGAATGGCGCGCCCTCATGGACGAGATGGCTGTCATTGCAACAAAGGAGTATCGCTCTGTTGTTTTCAAAGAGCCTCGTTTTGTTGAATATTTCAGATGT GCAACTCCTGAGTTGGAGTATGGAAGAATGAACATTGGCAGTCGTCCATCAAAGCGAAAGCCAAGTGGAGGAATTGAATCACTACGTGCTATTCCTTGGATTTTTGCATGGACACAAACGAGGTTTCATTTGCCAGTGTGGCTTGGTTTTGGGTCAGCATTTAAGCATGTAGTTGAGAAAGATCCAAAGAATCTCCAAATGCTTCAGGACATGTACAATCAATGGCCTTTCTTCAGGGTCACCCTTGACTTGGTTGAGATGGTGTTCGCCAAGGGAGACCCCGGGATTGCATCCCTATTTGACAAACTCCTAGTATCAGAAGAGCTGCGTCCATTTGGAGAGAATTTAAGATCTAAATTCGAAGAAACAAAGAGGTTTCTCCTCCag GTTGCTGGGCACAAGGATATTCTTGAAGGAGACCCCTACTTGAAGCAAAGACTTCGTCTTCGTGACTCATACATCACAACCCTCAATGTGTTGCAAGCCTACACATTGAAGCGGATCCGTGATCCTGACTACCATGTGAAGTTGAGGCCACACTTGTCAAAGGACTACATGGAATCAAGCAAGCCAGCAGCAGAGCTTGTTAAACTTAACCCCAAAAGCGAGTATGCTCCTGGTCTTGAGGACACCCTTATTTTGACAATGAAGGGTATTGCTGCTGGCATGCAAAATACAGGTTAA
- the LOC100790790 gene encoding heavy metal-associated isoprenylated plant protein 28 produces MTIIEMRVHMDCPGCENKVKSALQKLKGVDDIEIDMSLQKVTVNGYADQKKVLKTVRKTGRRAELWQLPYTTDSQNQYVQQHHCNGPVNYYASQPSSSYNYYKHGYDSSDPRYYNYPSESSIFGHQTGATFSDDNPDACAIM; encoded by the exons ATGACG ATCATAGAGATGAGAGTACACATGGATTGCCCTGGATGTGAAAACAAAGTGAAAAGTGCACTGCAAAAACTTAAAG GCGTGGATGACATTGAAATAGACATGAGCTTGCAAAAGGTGACTGTGAATGGCTATGCTGACCAAAAGAAGGTTCTGAAAACGGTTCGAAAAACTGGTCGCAGGGCTGAATTGTGGCAACTTCCTTACACAACGGATTCTCAGAACCAATATGTTCAACAGCACCATTGCAATGGCCCTGTCAACTATTATGCTTCTCAACCTTCCTCATCTTATAACTATTACAAGCATGGTTATGATAGCAGTGATCCTCGCTATTATAACTATCCCTCAGAATCTTCCATCTTTGGCCACCAAACTGGTGCAACTTTTAGTGATGACAATCCTGACGCTTGTGCCATTATGTGA